Proteins encoded within one genomic window of bacterium:
- a CDS encoding type II toxin-antitoxin system VapC family toxin, with product MKFLLDTNILSEPLKAIPNPKTLKKLHAHQGEIATATPVWHEMLFGCWRLPSSVKRRNIEDYLSNVVWPSVPILSYDTTAAEWHASERARLTLIGKAPRFVDGQIAAIARTNDLILVTGNIKDFALFAELHVENWL from the coding sequence ATACAAATATCCTCTCAGAACCGCTCAAAGCAATTCCCAATCCAAAAACTTTAAAGAAACTGCACGCGCATCAGGGCGAGATTGCTACTGCAACTCCGGTTTGGCATGAAATGTTGTTTGGATGTTGGCGCTTACCTTCATCGGTGAAACGCCGAAACATCGAAGATTATCTTAGCAATGTGGTTTGGCCATCCGTACCGATTCTTTCTTACGACACGACCGCTGCAGAATGGCACGCTTCGGAACGGGCCCGGTTGACTCTTATCGGAAAAGCTCCGCGTTTTGTGGATGGACAAATTGCTGCAATTGCCAGAACAAATGATCTAATCCTGGTGACAGGCAATATAAAAGACTTTGCTCTCTTTGCGGAATTGCATGTCGAAAACTGGCTATGA